The sequence TTCACCGATCAggtataacattatgaccacccccttaatattgtgttggtccctcttttgctgccaaaacagccctgacccgtccaggcatggactcctctagacccctgaaggtgtgctgtggtatctgcaccaagatgtcagcagcagatcctttaagtcctgcaagttgtgaggtggagcctccatggatcggacttgtttgttcagaacatcccacagatgctcgattggattgagatctggagaatttggaggccaagtgtTATGAGCAGaagttatttattcattcatcccATCCTTTTGtcctgtgtgtttttttgttttttttaatctctgtGTATGTGCCTGCATGTTTGTATTACAGATGGGCGTGGCTTGTTGGAGGCTGCGATTGGTTCTCCTCCTCACCTGATCTGAATATAAAGACCGCCCCAAACACACTGAAGAGGCCATCATTGTGCCATCGTGTCGTTGATCGTAACCTATCTCATCATTACTTCGTATCGTTTGTTAGTCTAGAGTGTCGTGCCAGAGAGATTGATTGTGAGTGATTATTTGGAGTTTGTATTTGCGAGTGTGACTGACTGTagtattttgtttgttgttatttCTTGTTTATTCGACCCACGCCTGTTTGACCACCGATTACTGGATACTGATTCTGCTTTGTTCGCTACTGACTTCTGTAAATATTACCTGTAAATACTTTTGTATATACCTTTGCCCAGTCGAGGGATGTAGGGGGTTGGACGCCATTTTATTTTggtacacattttttttatattgtttttggtTAGGGAGATAGGTAagtttaaactgtattttgttttctttattttcaacTAGGAATTGTAGAGGTTTAAAAAAAGGattcttttgtttattattttggccTTGTCTGCCCCTGACGCTAACCCTCTGtaagaaataaaatcttttcTATTTGGAATCTCTCTGGTAGTGAGACTCAtttcttcctcttcctgttGCGGCCGACCCCTAGACGGTCGTAAcaccaagtcaacacctcaaactcgttgttgtgctcctcaaaccattcctgaaccattcttgctttgtggcaggagcattatcctgctgaaagaggacacagccaccagggaatactgtttccatgaaagggtgtacatggtctgcaacaatgcttaggtaggtggtatgtgtcaaagtaacatccacatggatggacccaaggtttcccagcagaattgcccaaagcatcacactgcctccaccgGCTTGGCTTCTTCCCagagtgcatcctggtgccatgtgttccccaggtaagtgacgcacacgtgatgtaaaagaaaacatgattcatcagaccaggccaccttcttccattgctctgtggtccagttctgatgctcacatgtccactgttggctcttttggcggtggacaggggtcattatgggcaccctgactgatctgcagttatgcagctccatacataaactgatgcactgtatattctgacacctttctatcagaaccagcattaacttcttgagcagtttgagctacagaagctcgtctgttggatcggaccacacgggccagccttcgctccccacgtgcatcattgaaccttggccgcccatgaccctgtcgccggttcaccactgttccttccttgatagatacttttgatagatactgaccccacaagagctgcagttttggagatgatctgaccatcacaatttggcccttgtcaaactcgctcaaatccttactcttgcccatttttccagcttctaacacatcaactttgaggacaaaatgttcacttgctgcctaatatatccacccactaacaggtgccgtgatgaagagacgatcagtgttattcacttcacctgtcagtgctcataatgtcaTGCCTGATCAGTGCTTGCTATTATGTGTATGTTTCTACTTTTCTACTCCAGCTGTTAAAGAGTTCTTCAGAGTACTTTAGTGATGACTGGGAAATCTTGCTGCACTACCGTCACACACACCTGTACCAGCTGGTGAGGGTCATCATGATGTAAAGGGATGCCAGGAACAGCATGAAGTGAAAGAAAGCGTAGCTGTACTGAACAGTGTCTCTTTCGTTGTCCTCCACGTGTAGTGGTGTTGAAGCCCCTTCTGCCATCTCAGGACTTCCTGTGCTGCTATCATCCACTACGGTGGTGTCTTTGGCAGCTAAGGTTAGTTTATTAACTTGACTTGTATTGGAAGATCGTATactgccaaaaaaataaaaataaaacaagttaTTAGGCTAAGCATTACAATTCTAATATGGCCAATCTGGATGCTTATTTTATGATATTAGAgagtattaaagggatagttcacccaaaaataaaaactttgtcatcatttacttaccctcaagttgttctaaccAAGCAGAGCTCGTCCCACAATAACTACAATAGTATTTTttccctactatggtagtcaatgtaGGGCGAGATctgttacaaactttcttccaaatatcttccaaatatcttcctttgtgttcagcagaacaaaaacatttatacagGCTTGGAACAAatagagggtgagtaaattatgataaaatttaaatttttgggtgaaatgtcCCTTTAAGGTATTCAAGAATGTTTATAAAAACTACCAGTCAAACCGCTTTTCGAACGaaaacaaatgtagggcggggcttgattttgtctgtgaggaactgattggatggttgtggtttgctattggtggatctcatgtgagtgacaggttgccccgccctcatcatcagagaagagatgctgcaagaagttattctgattcaagTTTACAAAGATcataaatttataaaataattataaataatgcGCATGGATGAATCTGCTATagtccataaaaaaataagaatagtGATTTCATGGCgacttctctgatgacgtgtttactggcaaGAGGGTGGGGCAGGGATTGTCACTCACATGAACTCCACCAATAGAAAACCACAAATTAATTCCCCACGGGCAGAATCAAGCcccaccctacatttgttcttgttccagaagccgtttcactcaggCATACAGCACTTCTGTTCAGGGGAAATTGCTAATTACTTGAAAAAGGGTGGCAATATTTTTGTCCATGGCTATATAAGTCCAACTAAATAACACTGTACCTTGAATACAAAATGCAGAGAACAAAAATGGCCAGTCCAACGATGCTTTGAGCATCCCACCACTGCAAGTATGGTGCCGATGGCACCGTTTCCTCTATGTCGACGATGATGATGGCAGTCTGGTTCTCAATCTCCAGTGGAGCGACTGTGGAGGATGTGATCTGCTGGAAGATGCTGAGCAGATTCGGGTTGCATGTGCGGTCTGCGGGTGAGGGATGGACACAAATAAAAACTGACATAAGTTAAATCATcactttgaaaaaaacaaacgttTTTCCACGCTTATCTGCTTAGGTTGTAAAGTCATGGTCCACAAATATTTTAACGATTCCTAAAAAATTAATCACTGTCTGACCGTCTGAGATTTCGGTATGGAAATGGAGGTTTTTCGGTAGTATTACATCACATCATGAGTGTACAAATAGTAGCCAAAAGTGTTTTCGACAGggacatttgtttttaatgaccaaAATATGacgtaaatattttatattttttaaaatattttaaatatgagggacGAACAAAATACTAAACTTGGTTAaagtatttatctgacaaaattgtTTGGCAAAAAGGTAAACTACAGCTACAGAATTTATTTTgctatgcaaaaaaaaacaatgactacaacataatcagttattaatattttgttggctCTCTCTTGTTGCACAAATAAAGGGTAATAACTTGTAGTAAAGTGAATATATCAGTTTTCTTAGGCTGGACATCACTGTTGGCTATTACTGTATATTAGCACTGTTTGTTGTTTGCTTTTGGCATCTGATAGAACGTTTGGACCTGGAAAGTGACACTTGACGTCAGTCTTAAGGGCAGAGACATCATGATCAGCTTTTACTTTTATGCATGACCAGTGAGATGATTTAAGTGTTTTCGGACATTTCAGTGctttttgaaacaaaaacacaattttcatATGTATCTGGATTAATGCAATGTAGATGCAGCCTGATTCACACTGTCTAatttaacaaagaaaaaagaaggtTGTGAACTCTATGagattaaatgtataaaaactcTTGTGAAGCTGCTAACCTGGTTCATTGGTCATGGCTGACCAGGTAAGATACATGGTGTACAAAGTCATAATGGATGACTGGAGAAGACCAGATCTGGGCTGGTAATCCTAGaattacacaaacacacacaaaaatcatatttcaccataaattatttttaaatgaacttGAAATATAGATGTAATTACAAGTGAAAACTATATATGGcatgaatacatttatatgGCTGGTACAGACAAGCAAAAACATGGCTTTAACATGGCTTTACAGTAACTACCTGAATTTTGGGCAGTACAGAAAGAGCTGAAGCTATGACGCATATCGACATATTGAAGCTGATGAAGAACTTGTTGAGCATGCATCCCTCAGGCTGAGCGTAGATGTTATAGCAGAGAACAGCAGCCGTGAAGGACAGACTATAGTTCAGTCCTGTTACCGACAGCAAGGCTAGAAGCAAGGGTCATAACATTATTCAACATACATATTATGGCAAAATATTCAGCCATGAAGAATACAAATCTATACCATTTCTTCACATGTGTAACATTTTTACCTACCCATATACCACCaatttgtgttttctttttccaTTTTATCAACCCAGGACTCATTCCACGAGTGGGCGAAGTCAATAAGCAAAACCAGTTGAATCAGAATAAAGCAAAACGCTCCGCAGGTTCCCACAATAAACCACACTAATGAAAGAGACAGATATTAACACACCCAAAATGAGCTGGGTATAAAGAATAAATAACATAAGAGTTATGAAGGTCTCGAAAAACTTGCAAAAGCAATGTTCAAccttttaaataagaaaaaaaaatcaatacatAAGAATATGTGATGCATTACATTGTTTTTAACACAGGGATGCTGTTAGGAATGACATTAAAATGTAAGCAACATCAATGTTATTATGAAAGATGTCAATACTCAATAATtagttacatttattaataataataaacagggaaaaaaaacacccaCCAAATAACTGTATAATATAGTTTTAAGGGTTTGACttatgacatgagggtgagtgattgatgacagaatgttaatttttggcTGAACAAACCCTTTCAGCTGGGGCTTAGAAAAAGGTCAACTGCAAAACTACTgatgtaacactttattttaaggtgatgtaGTAACACGTTACAACTGGGTGTAATGATATTCAAACTGAACCGAAAAACTGCAATATACCACCCACAGTACAAACTGCAATACTCACATGGCGTACCGAACCGCCCCGCCCCCTGCTGTCCCGCCCAGCCCTGGCACATTGGATCTACAGCGCTGTAGCCTAACCACCATTAACCACCAATAATCGAAATAAGCTCTGCATTTTGTTACTTTTGTTTGGAAACCAAGTAtcatctttcaaattctgtccatttgatcctgaaattcaaacaaaaaatgctgttttgacactctttaatgtggcgtgacagatcactgtacaggcgcctAAATTCAAGCGACAGCTTTTAACCGATGGTGTAAGTATCctataggttgtttgcaatgacgtggttctggtgacgcgCGAAATTCCgatggagggcaagcagtgaaaattagaatggaagagatggggaaaagtcctttctctgctggtttagaaagctaaaatagaaaatcacaacatatgttggacgcgatccttatgttatgaagaggagcgACTTTTCCGCTGAATTAAAAGACTTCCTGCCATCGATGAGGCAGATATAGAGGATGTAAAGCTGCCGTCACGCCGTGTTCAGTTGtagtctgggtttgtttatatcgcgctgcctttctACTAGTGATGTTAGAGCAGTATTTCGATTTTCTGTcctgattgtgaaaaatgtcgccattgttggtaatttatgctgaatcgagaattgtAATAGGAACTCACATTATCGTTCGTGGGAAAAAAATGGACGGTAATACAAATTTCGCCTTAAAAGGTGAGGGAAGACgactaaaaatgtaataatgccACTAAATAAACCCACTGCCTTTCACTCAGAATAATCACATACTTAGCtgagttttgtatttggtttttgtgtaataattaacattatgttttAGAGTATGATAACTCGGcttgcacacagccacttcaaaactgttcacgagcttttatgggtttgattttggttgtcatttgttgaaataaatacaaaaatacagcgtgTATGTGTCCTGAACGTGACCATCCGATTCTCCACCGTGGTCATATGGgtaagtgaatatttacaaaaacaacattaaaactagtTACATTTACATACTTCCAAGAAATAAATggatcgacttctgtcagcttgttgaacacatttattttatttggacattttctaccatggctgaagcagcagcgagTGACACTGTTCccatggtaaccagatcaacactgtaaacagaatactacaaaactgaagcgaaaataccaaattataattaaataggataaaatatcttctcctccctgcaaacgatagcatgaagaatgtgaatatttaaccaagtcaaaaaggtaagcaagtatccatattcatttaaGTATCAGCAGATGCAAAACACTAtaaaaggcgacaacttttaaagttaaaaaaacgaaataagttataaaaaaacggtataagttatgtaaacgatataaacaccttctgggttctcgattttatcgatttgagcaaccataaacgacGCAAAACATGCAAATTTCGAGTTTTTGATAGGGTTCCTATTTAGAAACATCACTCCTaccctccagactcattcgtgctgctgctgtgacgtcatgtgcaaacaacctattggaattgctcagtcAATTATTCTCCTCCGAAATGAAtggcatttttgagggcctaaacatactcttgaaactttgcacacgcatcagaagtggtgaaaatgtacgtctgatatgggtttcagaattaggtgtggcaaaatggcttgatagcgccacctacaaaatttcaattaagcagTCTTCGCACAAAATTCGGTAGACACATGTgacacatgtaacagcccaatacctacaaaaaaagtCCCTaggtgcaaaatctgaaaaccctacatgaagtgagatattttgaactTATATGGCATATGCAAATGACTGACATTGTCCTCTTATATTTTAATACTTAAATGCATTTTGCCCAACCTGCTCTGTTTTCCTTAATTATAACTGAATTCATTTAAAGAGAAggacacaatttgttcagtataCTACTGTTTAATAGAAAAAACAactattttgtttagttttctccccctGCTGTACTGAACCGTACCGAACTGTGAAACCATCAGTTTTGTAACCCCTACTTACTACATAAACTtttatagtaataatagtaaattATGGACAATTAAAAGTAACTaatcctaaaccaaaccctaaagataactctatagtaagtatatgtagTTACTCAAATAAGTTAAAACTAATATTAATTAAGTGCAATGTAACTACATCAccttgaaataaagtgtaacacaAACACTTTATCCTTATTATTAACATGTAGTCTCGTCACTTGCAAAGGCTGagcatgttatttttatataatattatgcttttttacagaGTCTAGGACAGACACAAGAGTCACTTCTACTACAAGCTATTGCAGTGATATCTGATATTATTTAAGTAAGGGATAAAGTGCATCCAGCCGATTGTTATCTCAGAATAAACCCAGACAGGGTAATCGGGTCCCCGGGGTCTTGCATCAGCCTGAAGGGGTTTATTCTGCAAAGAACAACcggctggatgtacattatctgCATTATTACATGGCTACTTGCCACATACGTAAATAATtagacatgaaatattgatctgaatggaaatattttattagATTCCGCAGAGAGAGCAGCTGCTAGCAAGCGGCAAGTTCAAACTAGACGGACATTTAAGAGATACAATACAGTCATACCACATATTACACGGTATTTAGGCACATAAATAATTATGGGGATAAGACATATTGATctgagataaaaaaaagaacCTGTTTGTTATCTTATAATCCATTACAGTGAACAAAATAGTCACAAAATGGCAGAAGCTGCGTTTGAGAGTGAGTCTATGATACTGGATGACAACTGTACACAAAATACTGATTCGActgagttttaatattttattagctcacCGAATGCAAAACTTCCATGAGGAAAAACCGCAAGCTTATAGCGCTGCAGACTTCAGTAACCCGGATGAGCATGTGTTATCCGTTTTTATTGGTTGTTATCAGCGAATAACAAACCGCTGGATGGTgcaattgaccaatcagaatcaagtattacACAGAGCCGTGTAATAATGCCAGATATCAACATTCCTGATATTTAgcttttcaaataattttacaaCCAATTTGCTCTGATTTATAAAATGAGTGAAATTCTTACTTCGGGTAAAAGGCTTGTCTGGAATATAAAAGGCACCAACAGTGACGGCAATCATGACTGCAATCTTGAAAAACCAGAACCTGATGAAATATAGagaagtggtaaattatgtctCAATAGTTTCATAGCATGGCAAAATACTAGTATTAAAGCTGCAAACTGTGCTTTACATGTATTGGAATTTCTAGTTCATAATCAAGAAATTGACAGTTGTAACTTGGGTCCACATTTCAATGGACTAACCCATTGTGGATTGCAGCTCTGGGATCTCGGCTGTTCTTCACATTGATCATGAGCAGAGAGAAGGTGAGAAAGAACAAACTCATGCCACAGCAAACCCGGTACACAGCCTTATAACCAACAAAACTCTCACATTGAACATTGGCCTCAATTCCTGGTATACTGGAGCCTGCTCCTCCATTACAAAAACCAGGGATCTAAAAATGAAGACATGAAATGATGAAGTTAGTGTATTATGCCATTTTACAAGGTCTTGATGTTGTTTAtgggctctactagaacaggttttcatgcttgaatgttgattattgtcctcatattctccattgttgcagctcctctcttcccagtctgtcaatAACACTGTTTATTTCCTGTCtgtatgaagcccctccttctgaaaagcacaatgtgctctgattggtcagctggagcagtgtgttgtgattggtcaagtgCTTCGAGAGTGTTTGgtaaatgtcccgccccttaccataaccgccagtttcaacacactactaactcaaccaggccccgcccctttatcctgcatatgaattatttaaatgaggaatattgtgaagaaaactcaagaatacaatggaggcgtttcagggagttctttttcatgatcaaacagcaacattgcaCACTGAAGACAGATGAATATGAAAAAAAGCGGAACAGGACCTCTTTAAATCCTTAGAACTTCTTCAACTTTCATTGAAAAATCAACTACAaacaatgtttgtttgtttgacctCTTTTATCTCAGCATATAAGAGACAAAAATCTTGTGGAGTGTCTGGTTTCTAAATTCACAAATCTTAAAACTCAATGTAACAATCCCTTGTCAGATTTTGCTGTACATTACTTGGGTTATTGGATTATTTCTAACCCTACTAATGCTTCATTCTTACTCTTTTAAGTTGTTGTTCAACACCAGGCGACAACATCACACAGGCAATGATGGTGCCAAGCAGAAGGATGAAGGCATACATGATTCGGGTTATGATGGAGTTCTTGATCTGTGGGCAGCATCGGCACCTTAGACATGCTGCACAGTCGCAAAGGCGAGAAacctgcaacaacaacaaaaaaagccaTACTTTGCATACAAAGGTAATGTTAACAGTtattatatgtttaattatggtATATGTCAACAGTCCAAAGAGGCCATAAGAGTTTTAGAATTACAAaagaacttaaagggttagttcaaccaaaaatgaaaattctgtcattaattactcaccctcatgtcgttccacacccgtaagaccttcattcatcttcagaacacaaatttttgttgaaatccgatggctcagtgaggcctccatagccagcaattacatttcctctctcaagatccattaatgtactaaaaacatatttaaatcagttcatgtgagtacagtggttcaatattaatattataaagcgacgagaatatttttggtgcgccaaaaaccaaaataacgacttatatagtgatggctgatttcaaaacactgcttcaggaagcttcagagcataatgaatcagtgtattaaatcatgattcagatcgcgtcaaaccaccaaactgctgaaatcacatgactttggcgctccggatcatgattcgatacactgattcataacgctccgaagcttcctgaagcagtgttttgaaatcgtcgttattatttttttttttattttggcgcaccaaaaatattctcgtcactttataatattaatattgaaccactgtactcacatgaactgatttaattatgtttttagtacattaatggatcttgagagaggaaatgtctttgctccctatgcaggcctcacagagccatcggatttcaacaaaaatatcttaatttctgttccgaagatgaacaaaaggtcttacgggtgtggaacggcatgagcgtgagtaataaatgacagaatttaattttttgggtgaactaaccctttaaagctgaTGAGATTAACTTTTTTGTGCTCCAATTTTACAAAAATGATATAATGAGTGTGTAcatcatgaatccattttccaaaccatgtttttgtattATCCTGAATCACAGCGGtgcacttataataagtgtttatattctgtcTATTTTAGACTGGTTCGGTTTGTAGCACAGTGACTCgtcatagacataaacagagagTAGTAGTTTGTAGCTTGCGAAACAACTGCAATGTTGTTTCGCAAGATGCATGCAGTTccgtttattaaccgctagagcgCCAAATGTTACGGACTGCAGCcttaaacaattatttaatcAGCTAATAACTCCAATGCTAATAGGATGACTTTGTGTTTGCAATCTGTATTTGTAAACAACACTTGCACACATGATATGTTATTTATGGACGTTAATAGTAAGATGTTAATGTAATTATGACTTCAGCAGGAGGTCTAACGCTGTTTATGAATTAGACACTAAGATTTAAAACAGCTGATGTGAGATCTGATCTGAGCTCAGTCTGTTGTAAACAACTTAATACTACTGTAACCTTGAGAAGTCATGTGCACAACACAACACTACGCCTTAATGTGTAAAAAATGTGTGGAATATGTGTTTTCTTCTCAAGAATTCACCtctctttaataatattctattttatttaccTGTAATACACTAATAGCCTATATTAGCTAATAACAACAAATTACAAAATCACTTTACCTAAAAGGTATGGAATAGTGCCAAGCGAACGGGAAACGTTCTTAGAACTTTGGCTAACGTTCTGGCAAGATTCTCTGAAAGTTATCaacattcttccagtaacgttaatagaatgtTCGTTTAAAGTtgttctcaaaacgttagcacaaaatgttatttatatacattgTTCATGAAACTTTTGTCTTGTAATATTTTAGTTGGACGTTCGTTTAACGTTTTTAAATGTTGCtttttgtttcagaatgttctgtgaacatttaaaagtaacattcccataatgtttgaaagATGATACAATTGAATATTCCCTTAACTTTCGTATAACCAAGagaaaacgtttttaaaacaattaatgaATTGGACATTTTGAATGTTcatagaaaaaaactttttcatagCGTAATGCGAATGTGAAACGTTATGCTTTGTACACGTAACTGTCGTGACGTAACAGAACTGACCCAGTGTCGCGCGCTGCTGACTGTCAGAGGAAACAATGTGACTAATCCAGTTAAGCACGAGCGTAAGTAACGGGATTTTCTTGACCTGTCCTGCTTTCATTACACATGAATAACATTTCATTGattcaaacattttcattatgTTACCAATCGAAATAAATgtgaatatatacataaaaagcAAACCAACTTACCCAACTACTCAGGGTCCTCAGCACAGCACCCATAATGGAACAACAAAATCAAGAGACGCAATACCACTGATCTCCTGTTAAAGTAATGTGTGAGTCATTTTAGAATAACTAAActagtaaaaacagaatttaacAATCATGCTGGCAGAAATTCATGTAGACACCACGCGCCTGTGTTTGAGTCCTGTAATGACAAGTGGGAGATCCGTCACGTGACCAAACACCATTAATATTAATTAGGCTTTGTGACGTCTACCCAGCAGGTTTGTTGAAAGGGAAACGTTGTTATGAAATATTCGGTGTCTGAGAAATGAAATGTATTAGTTTTATTCTACAAGCTTTccataattatgtttatttcgCAGGCTAAAATAATAGACCATGTAGTAATTTGCATATCTGTAATATCAAATATGAAAGTAAATAATGagagaagtttcatttttaataaaaaaagagcaACTGATTCTGTGTGaaaattttattcacaaatgagAAGTCACGACATATAATATGACATATTTAATtagcaaaaacacatttacacagGGTCTTGGGATCTCAGACAAATGAAAGTTTGGTCTGCTCATGCAATCTCAGTGATACCAGCCTATTGGCCTTTGCTACTGACACATTCaatctaaaatatataataaaatgacattacTACAAACCTGGGGcaatattcacaaaacatcttaaagagttcacacttacaaatgattgaatatagtaaaaaaaaaaaaaaaaaaaaaaatatgtatatatatatatatatatatatatatatatatatatatatatatatatatatatgtatatatatataatttgtcgcttgaattctgcattcccttgagatgaagacatccaagaggtggacaattaactgtatatactagtttaattagtgacactacattttaaaacctttatggcaacaatatggcaacattttattttgactatggcaacatttttattaaaaaatatttatttgaatagggcaacatttgtattttaaaacctttattttaatatggaaacatgacacgtcattctacaatatttctatgattaaatcgctgattcctcccccatcagccaatcactgtgtgcttacaccatagcaacgaggtcaaccccgcccttcagtctattccttagtaaaagttggtctcagcagctttgtgaataggttttaagagaaaactcttagctaagaacttttactactatttaggagaactcttagtggtaaaataaaatgttttgtgaatactgcccctgtattattaaaatttttaatacactgtcatgttcaacaaagtgaaaaataaaagtgtttgcTTTGTCTGGTGTACAGGGATATTTATTGGCAAAATTCATATTTGGGAATGAATCAAGGATATTAGCTATAGATATTATATTAGTTATCACATGCATAATTCATCATGGCCT comes from Chanodichthys erythropterus isolate Z2021 chromosome 6, ASM2448905v1, whole genome shotgun sequence and encodes:
- the si:ch73-267c23.10 gene encoding serine incorporator 1 isoform X2, which gives rise to MKVLRVWNDMRVSRLCDCAACLRCRCCPQIKNSIITRIMYAFILLLGTIIACVMLSPGVEQQLKRIPGFCNGGAGSSIPGIEANVQCESFVGYKAVYRVCCGMSLFFLTFSLLMINVKNSRDPRAAIHNGFWFFKIAVMIAVTVGAFYIPDKPFTRMWFIVGTCGAFCFILIQLVLLIDFAHSWNESWVDKMEKENTNWWYMALLSVTGLNYSLSFTAAVLCYNIYAQPEGCMLNKFFISFNMSICVIASALSVLPKIQDYQPRSGLLQSSIMTLYTMYLTWSAMTNEPDRTCNPNLLSIFQQITSSTVAPLEIENQTAIIIVDIEETVPSAPYLQWWDAQSIVGLAIFVLCILYSSIRSSNTSQVNKLTLAAKDTTVVDDSSTGSPEMAEGASTPLHVEDNERDTVQYSYAFFHFMLFLASLYIMMTLTSWYSPDADYSDMTSKWPAVWVKISSSWVCLTLYTWSLVAPMILTNRDFT
- the si:ch73-267c23.10 gene encoding serine incorporator 3 isoform X3; protein product: MGAVLRTLSSWVSRLCDCAACLRCRCCPQIKNSIITRIMYAFILLLGTIIACVMLSPGVEQQLKRNSRDPRAAIHNGFWFFKIAVMIAVTVGAFYIPDKPFTRMWFIVGTCGAFCFILIQLVLLIDFAHSWNESWVDKMEKENTNWWYMALLSVTGLNYSLSFTAAVLCYNIYAQPEGCMLNKFFISFNMSICVIASALSVLPKIQDYQPRSGLLQSSIMTLYTMYLTWSAMTNEPDRTCNPNLLSIFQQITSSTVAPLEIENQTAIIIVDIEETVPSAPYLQWWDAQSIVGLAIFVLCILYSSIRSSNTSQVNKLTLAAKDTTVVDDSSTGSPEMAEGASTPLHVEDNERDTVQYSYAFFHFMLFLASLYIMMTLTSWYSPDADYSDMTSKWPAVWVKISSSWVCLTLYTWSLVAPMILTNRDFT
- the si:ch73-267c23.10 gene encoding serine incorporator 1 isoform X1 — translated: MGAVLRTLSSWVSRLCDCAACLRCRCCPQIKNSIITRIMYAFILLLGTIIACVMLSPGVEQQLKRIPGFCNGGAGSSIPGIEANVQCESFVGYKAVYRVCCGMSLFFLTFSLLMINVKNSRDPRAAIHNGFWFFKIAVMIAVTVGAFYIPDKPFTRMWFIVGTCGAFCFILIQLVLLIDFAHSWNESWVDKMEKENTNWWYMALLSVTGLNYSLSFTAAVLCYNIYAQPEGCMLNKFFISFNMSICVIASALSVLPKIQDYQPRSGLLQSSIMTLYTMYLTWSAMTNEPDRTCNPNLLSIFQQITSSTVAPLEIENQTAIIIVDIEETVPSAPYLQWWDAQSIVGLAIFVLCILYSSIRSSNTSQVNKLTLAAKDTTVVDDSSTGSPEMAEGASTPLHVEDNERDTVQYSYAFFHFMLFLASLYIMMTLTSWYSPDADYSDMTSKWPAVWVKISSSWVCLTLYTWSLVAPMILTNRDFT